From Desulfuromonadales bacterium, the proteins below share one genomic window:
- a CDS encoding STAS domain-containing protein codes for MNVVVEDFFDVRQVSLEGKINSLIAPELEKALDEAIAGEPKHLIVNLKDVEYLSSAGLRSVLVIAKRLDKKQRKLAFVGARELVADVIRLTGVDSIFPLCATTQEAREKLTA; via the coding sequence ATGAATGTGGTCGTTGAGGACTTTTTCGACGTTCGCCAAGTGTCGCTGGAAGGGAAAATCAACAGTCTTATTGCCCCTGAACTTGAAAAAGCACTTGATGAGGCAATCGCTGGTGAGCCGAAGCACCTGATCGTGAATCTGAAGGATGTGGAGTACCTCTCGAGTGCGGGGCTTCGCAGCGTCCTGGTCATCGCCAAGCGCCTGGACAAGAAGCAAAGAAAACTCGCCTTTGTCGGGGCACGGGAGTTGGTTGCAGATGTTATCCGGCTCACGGGGGTGGACAGTATCTTTCCCCTTTGTGCTACCACCCAAGAGGCCAGAGAGAAACTGACGGCATGA